TAGGGCAGTCAATTTGCTGTGGCACTAGGGATATGTGGGCTCAAAAATGGTCCGTGACAGTTTTGTGCTACACTGCTACCGCTCCTGCTGTGTGACAAGCTAGTCCACAACATCCAGCGGAGCAGGACAGCACGTGAAAAAAAATAGGGAGCTGCCTTGCCAGCGGTCGGCGCAGGGCAGCTGAGCAAAAGCTACTCCCTACGTCGCACAAGAAAGTCGTTATGTCGTAGGTAcgggtcaaactttcttaattttaactcgatttgtagaaaatacgtacaatatttatatctctaaataggtttattataaaaataaatttaaagatttatctaatgatactaattatatattataaatattaatattatatatatatatatatataattggtcaaaattaaaaaaaaaacttttcaaGAAGCGAGAACGACTTTtattttagggacggagggagtacacatGAACGCAGGATGCAAGCACTGATAGCACAGTTCGTCCATGGTACATCGGCGGTTGACAGCTCAGCGCCAAACCGTACAAGTGCAAGGCACGGTATCAACATGTACCCCTCCGTCCCAAATACTTTTAGGATTCAAAATTTATCAGCGGGGGTATCCGTGTTCTGGGTGGTGTACCAGGGGAGAGCTAGCGGTGCTTGTCAACGGCAAGCATGCGAGGTggtccgaattttttactatttgacattttttcgaaagtttctcttaAATAGACTCCTGGCGGAaacaattccagaaatggacccttggctcggcgccacggtcactggcgctgaggtcctgggcacggggaaatagcctgccaggggctcggcgccagagtgactcggcgccgtagatcttggcgccgagctcggcgccatagtgaatggcgccgagacacctgcatttaacccagcctgcacttcttcTCCGAGCGctcttcctcttatttctcctccttctcgggtttttttctcgtcacttcaccctacctcacaatcaccctaaattttatatatccatctcacggtaaaactAGGGTGTTAGGTTAAATTTAGGGTGTTTGATGTGCTTGCTAACCATCGGCCTCACCAAACGTAAGCCTCCAAAATTCTAAGTTGCCGGTGATTGTGaggtaaatttagggacttagccaaaattctaagttgccaaaatttagggacttagccaaaattttatatatccatctcacggtaaatttagggacttagccaaaattctaagttgccggtgattgtaaggtagggtgaagtggcgagaaaaaaacccgagacggaggagaaataagaggaagaacgctcagggaagaagtgcaggctgggttaaatgcaggtggctcggcgctaagatctacggcgccgagctcggcgccagtcactctggcgccgagcccctggcaggccattttcccgtgcccaggacctcggcgccagtgaccgtggcgccgagctcggcgccagtcactctggcgccgagccaagggtccatttctggaattgtttccgccaggggtctatttgagagaaacttttgaaaaaagggccaaatagtaaaatGTTCGGGCGAGGTGGTAGCGGTGGCAGTGTCGGCGGTAATGAAGTGGGTGACGGCGGCGTTAAGGTGGATAATCAAGGAGAGGCCAGGGAGCAGTGGGAGGGGATAAGTATTGATGAAGGGAGAGCCAGACCTCCGGTGGGTGGGCTGGGCTGAAGGCGACACCCAGCTACGGAAGATGTCCTGGCCCGTGGAAGTAGATACCTGGGCCATGGTAGCCTTGAGGCTCATCATGGAGAGCAGCCCCCTGGAACATCATTCTTTTTGGGGCGGAGGGTGTATTTTTTCATGTCTTTTGTTCTCACAATAACCCTCTAATTAGTAGCTACTTAAATATAATTAGCGCTTTCTTGTTTACTCTCCTTCTGAGTTGATCACCATTAAcacattttttttccttttatatTATAACACAAAAAATTTATTTAGTTGTTATGTATACTTTGACTGTATATGTATTTTGTCATGTGTGATTGTTATCGGTTCGACGCCCCCTATGTTTAAATCTGGCTCCGCCACTTTATGTGGCACACCAAGTAATTAAGCAGCCAAGCCAAAGGAACAAAGCTTAAAAATGCAATGACAGTATGACACCCTTCCTTTCCTTATTACCTCTACTCTTCTATTCGCATCCTTGGTGTGTCCTCCTTGGACGGCACGAGCATGGGCGACGACGTGGTCCCGGCCGGGGACCGTCAACGATGCCCATTCGTGGCGCTGCTGGCAGCCGCGTTGATTGCTGCACCGCGCCTGCGCTTGCTGGCTGCTCGACTCCGTCACGGGGTTGCCGGCGGCGCCTGGAGTTTGCGCGTTAGCTACGGGAGATATGTGGTGGCCATGCTTGAGAATATACCACATGCTGATGCCAACTCTGCGCCGAGCGTGCCCAAAGAAGCAACTCGACGACATAAAACCTACGCAGAAAACGGCAAGAGCCGCATGGTTGACCATCTCCTTTTATCAACGGCGAAAGCCAGTGTCACCGACTTGGATCACCATATGGTGGTTTGGATAGATTGGACTCGTTTTCGTCGGACCAGCCGAGGCCAAATCCGCGGCCGCCGCCATCGGCACTGTCGCATTGTCTGAAGTTACGAATATACAACaaggaggaacaagaagatttacATGGGCTTGAGAGGTCTAGCTCAACATCAGTCCGGCCCAACAACTCTTGGATTGGGCTTCGAAGCCCGCTTGGCTTTAGCTCCTCCTCCATCCTTGTCTGAATCGGAAGCCCCCGCTTTGCCTGATGAGTGATGACGCAGTCACTCCCGTGCTGCGTCAGGGACAGATACGGCGAGTCAGAAAAAGCGACGTGCGTATCTGGACAGGCTGAAGACGCATATGCAGTCCGGATCAGATTCTTGGCACGTTCCTTGGACCTTTCGAAGTACTAGTGTACGTTCTGACTGGCCTCTGGATCGATCGATTACTCGTTCAGCGCTCGTCGTGTTCGGCGAGATCGGAGGAGCCATGGCAGCCGACTGCGCGACGGTCCGGTGCGCCCAGGGCGGGTACATCACCTGCTACAACTACCCGGGGAAGCACCTGGACGGGTGCGCCTGCATCTGCGCGCTCAAGAACGCCGTCAACTGCGTGCTCCACGTCCTGCCCGGCTCCACTTACAATTCAACAAGTGCAGCAACAAGACGGAACAGTGGAATCAATCAATAATAATGCTTCAACCTGTACACGTTGTCGAATATTAATCGAGTTGAATAATGCTAGCTTTGGGTATGTGCCCCAAACTATGCGTTTATTTTGGGGTGAACGAAGCTGATCGATCGACATGATCGGATGCATGAACTCGTATCCACAAGTGGCTCAGCCCTCCAACGCGGCGGCCACCATCTCCCGTAGCTAACGCGTGGGctggcggcgcggcggcgccgccaGCAACCACGTGACGGAGTCGGCAAGCGCTGGGACCGGGTGGCGGCTGCGGGCGGGGTGCAGCGGCAGGTGGGTGACGTGGCTGCGAGCTGAGGCGCGACGCATGGTGGACGGTCCCTGGGACCACGCCGTCGCTCACGTCCGCGCCGTCCGAGGAGAAGGACACGATCACACGAAGTATGCGAATGGAATAGGTAAAAAAGAAGGGGTCATTGCATTTTTAAGCTTTCCTCCTTCACGTTGGCTGCTCATGTTTGATCTATGCGCTAAACGAATAGGTATAGACCAACGGTAAAACACTTAAATAGTTTAAGGACAAAAATGCACTTTGAGAGTTGATAGCCTTGGAGGACACCTTAAAAGTTTATAGACCTACGGTGCACTTAACTCTTAATAACATTAGTCACTCCTAAATCCTTTGTCTCAAAGTTATTGGACAAGAATTCCTTCGTCTCCTTAATCACATGATGGCTGGTTGTAAAGATCAATAATATGCCATCAACATATAAACACAAGATCATATACCTTCACCTCCACCATAGCAATAATACACACATCTAGTAGCTTCAGGGGCGTTTGGTTGGTCGGATCCATTCCGATTCTTCCGAGAATCGGTTGGAATGGTGCTAAACAGGTGAAGAGCGTAACGTTTCACCTAAGGAACGTTTCATGCACCTATTGTGCTTGACTTTCTGAATTGGCCGAAGGGTGGTTTCGCACCGATTCTCTTCTGTTTCTCTTGCCTCCCATATGTGTTATTAGAATCTAGCCTACCAGCCAAACGATTTCACGGAGTGATTCAGATTCAACTCATGAGACGTTTCTCGAGATAATCTGGTTTGATCTGAAATATTTCTACAAGAATCTGAATCCCTACCAAACGCAACCTCATTCATGACAAAGCCAGTAAATGTTAAGGTTTCGTCGAACCTTTAATAACAGAGTAACGTTATGGGACAGTAATCGTAGAGTAACAGACATGAACTCTCACAGTGATTACTTCCGTAACTTCCGATCCATAGTCCCGTAACTGTCCGTTTGATGGCTCCATCCAACGCTTGAGTGGCAAATAAAATCCAACTCACCCCGCACCACACATGTCGGCCTAGCTTGACTGGGCTCACGGCTTGGTTCGGCGCACGTGTATGTGGCACGTCCTTCGTCTCTCTCAACTTCGTAACAGGTGCTCACACGATTCACCTATTTGAGTTGAATCAACATTATATTTAGACAAAATCCTATACAAAACTAAGACTTTATTGCACCTATCATTTAATGTGATTCttaaaaaatattaaatttaattaaattaaaaATAGACCAAGCCCACTTATAATCAAAGATGGCGTCCGGACCACACGGATGAGGCGACAACCTTTTTTTGAGGTCAACTGGAGGGGCAAGGAGCCCCCAACTGGTCACACCACTCACCACCAGTGTCTAATGTCTGAGCCAAAAGCCCGAAAAGTATGCTCCCACTCTTGCTCTTCGTCTGCAGGGAGGATAAGGCGATAACAAGTTTCTGTTCTGAATGGAGTACGGCGTCACTGTCCATGTACCGCGTGCGACTGCTCTCGGTGTCGGTGATGAAATGATCGACAAAGGCTCAGACGCTCAGTGCTCTAATTACTTGAGCAATAATCGATGCAGTGACCACCGACACCGAGCGAGTAGACATGAAGATCATTACACAAGTAATAAAACCAGGAGTCCCACACTCTAGGGCGATAAGCTGTAGCTGCAAGTTGCAGTACTgtgctctgtgtgtgtgtgtgtgtgtgtggacggCTCGACGCCGGCAAGCTCAAACACGGGCGCCCCCTTCACCACGACGAAGCGGAGACCGTCGATATAGACGTGCGAACGTCTGGAGTCTGGACTCATTCAACTGAGCGGCGCCTTCGAATCAGCAGTTGTCGCCCTTGCACCCTTGCGAATCGCATCacgcagcctctccagcgccgCGTACGACGACCCGCCCTCCTCCACGGCCTTGCGGCACGCGGCCTTCATCTCCGCGGCCTTCTCCCGCGCCTTCCgcccctcctcgccgccgcccatCAGGGCCCTCACCGCGCGCTCCAGCTTCGCGGCCTCGACGAAGTTGTCACGCCTCCTGTCCACCTGCATGGCCACGGCGACGCCCATGACGGACACGAGCTCGAACGCGTTCAGGTGCTGCTCCGCGTACAGCGGCCACGGCGCCAGCGGCACGCCGTGCCACAGGCTCTCCATCGTCGAGTTCCACCCGCAGTGGGTCACGAAGCCGCCTACGGCCCGGTGGGCGAGCACCGCCTTCTGCGGCGCCCACCGAGGCCACACGAGCCCCCTGTCCTTGGTCCGCTCCAGGAACCCCGTGGGGAGGAGCTCGTCTAGGTCGGCGTCCGACGGGTGCCGCGAGCCGGCCGCGGGAGGCCCGCGCAGCGCCCACAGGAACCGGTGGCCGCTCCGCTCCAGCCCCGTGGCGACCTCGCGCGCCTTGGCGGCGTCGAACCAGCCCAGGCTCCCGAAGCAGAGGAACACCACCGACGCCCGCGGCTGCGCGTCGAGCCACCGGACGCACGCCTCGTCGTCGGACGCATTTTCCACACCGAGGTTCAGCACCGGGCCGATCGGGTACAGTGACGGCGCCGGTCGTCCCGGCACGCACCGGCCTTCGGCGATGGCGGAGAGAAGCCCCGGCTCGAGCTCGGTCACCGTGTTGACGATGATGCCGTCGGCGTCCATGAAACGTCTGCCGTGGTACACGAACCACGTGAAGTTGGGGCTGTCCTTGCGTCCCAGGAACCCGGGGATGCTTCCCGCGGGCACGGGCGGCAGGCCCGGGACGTCCACCGTGCCCTCGAACGTCTCGAAGTCGACGGCGACCGTCTCGTCGAGGGCCGGCAGCCTCAGCATGAGCGCGAGCAGCGCGGCGGTGGAGGTGAAGTAGACGTACGTCGGAACGGCGAGCTCAAGCGCCACGTCGAGCACGGTGGTGGCGAAGAAGTCGACCACGAGCACCGCGGCGCCGAGCTCCAGCGCCGCGGCCGCGACGTGCGGCTTGTAGAGCTCCATGTAGCGCGACTTGAACTCCTGCAGGTTGCCGGCGCAGTCCGCGGGGGGATCCACGGCCGGGAGGTGGTGGAAGCGGACGCCAATGCCGGACGCCGCGACGCGCCAGACGTGCGCGCCCACCTCGGACGCCGACTCTGGCGTCGGCGGCTGCACGACGAGGACGGTCACCGTGAACTCTCGGCCGAGGTTGTCGTCTCCGCCGGCGCCGTGGCCGAGCAGGCGCTTCCCGGCTTCGATGAGCGACATGAGGTGGCCGGAGCCGGGCTCAGGGAGTAGCAGCACGTTGAGGCTCGCCATTCCACCCTCCCGCCCTGACAAAGCTTTTGTGTTGCTGCGCTAGCTAACTGTACCTGTACGAGCTCCGCCTCCAATTGCGCGTTGTGGTTTAGTCTGGGACTCTGGACAAGCTCTATATACAAAATTTGTTGCTTGCAGGCCGGAGCGAGCGAGCACAGAGCAGAAGGGACACCATCTCAATAGTCTATTCTGGATCGAGGCCGGGGGACAAGGATTGGGCTGTCTCTGTAGAGTCTAGTGCGTGTGCGTTGACAGTCCGGTCCCTTTCGGTTGTTCCATTTATTATGtaatatatatagttttatattttgGGGGCTACGGCCGGTGCCAAGTAAGCGCACGTGTAACCAAACTCTCGTTTTGCTCGTCTTCTTCTGAACACAACAACGCGCAACCCTCCTGCGTATGGAAGAAAAACTAGTACAATGCGCGCGCCACCGCGCGCGTGGGCGAAGAGGCCACGGCCGGtatagatagaaaatata
Above is a genomic segment from Miscanthus floridulus cultivar M001 chromosome 3, ASM1932011v1, whole genome shotgun sequence containing:
- the LOC136546804 gene encoding UDP-glycosyltransferase 88B1-like, with protein sequence MASLNVLLLPEPGSGHLMSLIEAGKRLLGHGAGGDDNLGREFTVTVLVVQPPTPESASEVGAHVWRVAASGIGVRFHHLPAVDPPADCAGNLQEFKSRYMELYKPHVAAAALELGAAVLVVDFFATTVLDVALELAVPTYVYFTSTAALLALMLRLPALDETVAVDFETFEGTVDVPGLPPVPAGSIPGFLGRKDSPNFTWFVYHGRRFMDADGIIVNTVTELEPGLLSAIAEGRCVPGRPAPSLYPIGPVLNLGVENASDDEACVRWLDAQPRASVVFLCFGSLGWFDAAKAREVATGLERSGHRFLWALRGPPAAGSRHPSDADLDELLPTGFLERTKDRGLVWPRWAPQKAVLAHRAVGGFVTHCGWNSTMESLWHGVPLAPWPLYAEQHLNAFELVSVMGVAVAMQVDRRRDNFVEAAKLERAVRALMGGGEEGRKAREKAAEMKAACRKAVEEGGSSYAALERLRDAIRKGARATTADSKAPLS